The Mesobacillus jeotgali genome window below encodes:
- the fliY gene encoding flagellar motor switch phosphatase FliY, which yields MVSDDMLSQDEIDALLRGTSDEAEETESTMNVDDYFSFMERDALGEIGNISFGSSATALSTLLNQKVEINTPTVTVVHKSKLEDAFPDPYVAVQVHYTEGFTGSNMLVIQQNDAAIIADLMLGGDGLNPRDLLDEIQLSAVQEAMNQMMGSAATSMSTVFSKRVDISPPNINLLNVVEGEGTESIPEDDILVKVSFSLKIGNLIDSNIMQLLPVTFAKSLVDELLNPGAAQETVPEKPAPAIPESNPVEQSHASPIQENQNNAYYQPVQQPEFQGHQEPAYYQQQAYQGIPQGHGYSQPMQSGPQHFGNVMAGAQPTVQPVVFSSFETVQPQQAETKNLNMLLDIPLQVTVELGRTKRSVKDILELGSGSIIELDKLAGEPVDILVNNRLIAQGEVVVIDENFGVRVTDIISQSDRIKKLK from the coding sequence ATGGTGAGCGATGACATGTTATCTCAAGATGAAATAGATGCGCTTCTAAGAGGAACATCTGATGAAGCAGAAGAAACTGAAAGTACAATGAACGTGGATGACTATTTTTCTTTCATGGAAAGAGATGCATTAGGAGAAATAGGCAATATATCATTCGGCAGTTCAGCCACGGCACTATCAACTTTACTGAACCAGAAGGTGGAAATTAATACTCCTACGGTTACAGTGGTGCACAAGTCAAAATTGGAAGATGCATTTCCAGATCCATATGTGGCCGTACAGGTTCATTACACAGAAGGTTTTACCGGCAGCAATATGCTTGTCATCCAGCAAAATGACGCGGCGATCATCGCCGACCTTATGCTTGGCGGTGATGGATTAAATCCAAGAGATTTACTTGATGAAATACAGCTAAGTGCCGTACAAGAGGCCATGAACCAGATGATGGGATCTGCAGCTACCTCAATGTCGACAGTATTTAGTAAAAGAGTGGATATTTCACCTCCCAATATCAATTTGTTGAATGTGGTTGAAGGGGAAGGCACTGAGTCGATTCCTGAAGATGATATTTTGGTGAAGGTATCATTCTCGTTGAAGATTGGCAATTTAATAGATTCAAATATTATGCAGCTTTTGCCAGTCACTTTCGCGAAGAGCCTGGTTGATGAACTATTGAATCCAGGAGCAGCCCAGGAGACAGTACCTGAAAAACCGGCTCCAGCTATCCCGGAAAGCAATCCGGTTGAACAAAGCCATGCTAGTCCAATACAGGAAAACCAAAATAATGCTTATTATCAGCCTGTGCAACAGCCGGAGTTTCAAGGACATCAGGAGCCAGCTTATTATCAGCAGCAAGCCTATCAGGGGATTCCGCAGGGACATGGATATTCCCAGCCTATGCAGTCAGGCCCTCAGCACTTTGGCAATGTAATGGCAGGTGCACAGCCTACGGTTCAGCCAGTAGTGTTTTCCAGCTTTGAGACGGTACAGCCGCAGCAGGCGGAAACAAAGAACCTGAATATGCTTCTTGATATCCCGCTGCAGGTGACAGTAGAACTCGGCAGGACGAAACGTTCAGTGAAAGATATCCTTGAACTCGGTTCAGGTTCAATCATTGAACTGGACAAACTCGCTGGAGAACCAGTCGATATCCTCGTTAACAACCGACTGATTGCCCAGGGTGAAGTTGTAGTCATCGATGAGAATTTTGGTGTCCGGGTTACCGATATAATCAGCCAGAGCGACCGCATTAAAAAATTAAAATAA
- a CDS encoding flagellar hook-length control protein FliK, whose translation MQIGALGSVNALTLGNQKTVQKAGAEGGFAGFMSTALSGKTHQAAAEETGKAGEKLEALSALAEMINVTDLAEMEDGMKLLDSLTSESGNLLSKALSHLGINEEDLRLFIQKWSTNEEGLNIASDDELLSSLALILSGIANKSGDELLGKLDKSDVQALKALKLIELMSRYADGQVSTTSDSLKESLKNLGESLKGLLETNHNNAHADYLQKRFTQLARELNLVTKQTFTEVASFVDQNSGLKTDGPAATLGFLPQMTRVEQLVLTMSSPERPVSAEQLMKQFESILAKSQFMNNGGTQKLFIKLFPEHLGSIRIEILQRDQSMMARIITSTGTAKETLEAQINGLKQAFAAQNLSVDKIEVTQQQQERFLSKDSEQQQRQPDRGQQEKKDEKRDFNLSFEEALLNTEV comes from the coding sequence ATGCAAATAGGAGCACTTGGATCTGTTAATGCCCTCACGTTGGGAAACCAGAAAACAGTCCAAAAGGCAGGAGCTGAAGGAGGCTTTGCCGGATTTATGTCGACAGCTTTATCTGGTAAAACACATCAAGCCGCTGCAGAGGAAACTGGTAAAGCTGGAGAAAAGCTAGAGGCTCTTAGTGCGCTTGCAGAAATGATTAACGTAACGGATCTCGCAGAAATGGAAGATGGAATGAAGCTTTTGGATTCATTGACTTCGGAATCTGGGAATCTATTAAGTAAGGCGCTATCACACTTAGGGATTAATGAAGAAGATCTTAGGCTTTTTATCCAAAAGTGGTCCACTAATGAAGAAGGATTGAACATTGCCTCTGACGATGAGCTGCTGTCATCTTTAGCGCTTATTCTATCAGGGATTGCCAATAAGTCTGGAGATGAATTATTGGGGAAGTTAGACAAAAGTGATGTACAAGCCTTAAAGGCATTAAAGCTAATTGAATTAATGAGCAGATATGCTGATGGCCAGGTATCAACAACCTCTGATTCTTTAAAGGAATCGCTGAAAAACCTTGGTGAATCACTAAAGGGCCTTTTGGAAACAAATCATAACAATGCCCATGCAGATTATTTACAAAAACGTTTTACCCAGTTAGCAAGGGAACTAAACCTTGTTACGAAACAAACGTTTACTGAAGTTGCTAGTTTCGTAGACCAAAACTCTGGTTTAAAGACGGACGGGCCAGCAGCTACACTTGGTTTCCTGCCACAAATGACAAGGGTAGAGCAGCTGGTATTAACGATGAGCAGCCCGGAAAGGCCAGTTTCAGCAGAACAGCTCATGAAGCAATTTGAGTCGATTCTGGCTAAATCGCAATTCATGAACAATGGGGGAACACAAAAATTATTCATCAAATTATTCCCTGAGCATCTGGGCAGCATCCGCATCGAGATTTTGCAGAGGGACCAAAGTATGATGGCGAGAATTATTACTTCAACTGGTACGGCGAAAGAAACGCTTGAAGCACAAATCAATGGACTGAAGCAGGCATTTGCAGCGCAGAACCTTTCCGTGGATAAGATTGAGGTGACTCAGCAGCAGCAGGAACGATTCCTGAGTAAGGATTCGGAGCAGCAGCAGAGACAGCCAGACAGAGGTCAGCAAGAAAAGAAAGATGAAAAGAGGGACTTTAATCTCTCCTTTGAAGAAGCACTGTTAAATACTGAAGTTTAG
- the fliR gene encoding flagellar biosynthetic protein FliR gives MLDFIPSFPAFLLIFVRVTSFFLMMPLFSYRTIPASHKVGLGFMLSIIMFTSIGAPEIAIDSTYFLLVIKEAMVGLFIGFIAALMMAAIQIAGGFIDFQMGFAIANVIDPQTGAQSPLMGQYLYTIALLFLLTVNGHHLLIDGIFYSYNFVPIDQVTIPFGNGNIAEFIILSFNKMFIIAFQMSLPVVGSLFLVDVALGIVARTVPQLNIFVVGLPVKIAVSFLVLIAVMGVLIMVISDLFSTTLATMRGLMELIGGA, from the coding sequence ATGCTAGATTTCATTCCTTCGTTTCCGGCATTCCTGCTGATTTTTGTAAGGGTTACGTCCTTTTTCTTGATGATGCCTTTATTTTCATATCGGACGATTCCCGCCTCCCATAAAGTAGGGCTTGGATTCATGCTTTCTATCATAATGTTTACTTCAATAGGGGCGCCTGAAATCGCAATAGACAGCACTTATTTCCTGCTCGTCATCAAGGAAGCAATGGTTGGTTTATTCATAGGCTTTATTGCGGCATTAATGATGGCAGCCATACAGATTGCCGGGGGATTCATCGATTTCCAAATGGGCTTTGCGATTGCGAATGTCATCGATCCACAGACAGGGGCACAGAGTCCGTTGATGGGACAGTATCTATATACGATTGCTCTTTTGTTTTTATTGACAGTCAATGGCCATCATCTGTTGATAGACGGTATTTTTTACAGTTATAATTTCGTCCCGATCGATCAGGTGACAATTCCGTTTGGGAATGGAAATATCGCGGAATTCATCATCCTCTCTTTCAATAAAATGTTCATCATTGCCTTCCAGATGTCCTTGCCAGTGGTCGGCAGTTTGTTCCTGGTTGATGTTGCGCTCGGTATTGTAGCAAGGACCGTTCCGCAATTGAATATATTCGTGGTCGGGCTGCCGGTTAAAATCGCTGTCAGCTTTCTCGTACTTATTGCGGTGATGGGCGTGCTGATCATGGTGATATCGGATCTGTTTTCCACGACGCTTGCAACGATGAGAGGCTTGATGGAATTGATCGGAGGAGCTTAA
- the flgD gene encoding flagellar hook assembly protein FlgD, whose translation MVNTINSTYLLSNLQKDRKAGSDILGKDDFLKILMTQLQNQDPMNPMQDKDFIAQMATFSTLEQITNMGKSIDRFVQAEQQNKMISYSQFVGKDVTWHKIESANGEETVKQGNGKVASVQFKEDTVSFVLEDGTTLEPANISQINELSSENHMLQASMLIGKAVTYLDGNQQEKSANVLSVSFKNGKTSYLLDDENGTSIISSQITKIQ comes from the coding sequence ATGGTGAATACGATTAATTCTACTTATTTGCTGTCCAATCTTCAAAAGGACAGGAAAGCTGGTTCGGATATTCTTGGGAAAGATGACTTTTTAAAAATCCTGATGACCCAGCTGCAGAACCAGGATCCTATGAACCCGATGCAGGATAAAGATTTTATTGCTCAAATGGCGACATTTTCAACTCTAGAGCAAATCACGAATATGGGTAAGTCAATCGACAGATTTGTGCAGGCTGAACAGCAGAATAAAATGATATCCTACAGCCAGTTCGTGGGCAAGGATGTTACCTGGCACAAGATAGAGAGTGCCAATGGTGAGGAAACCGTAAAACAGGGGAATGGAAAAGTAGCTTCTGTCCAGTTCAAGGAAGATACTGTTTCATTTGTACTAGAAGACGGCACGACCCTGGAACCGGCGAATATTTCCCAGATCAATGAATTATCAAGTGAGAATCACATGCTGCAGGCGAGTATGTTGATAGGAAAGGCTGTTACTTATCTAGATGGAAATCAGCAAGAGAAATCAGCAAATGTCCTTTCAGTTTCCTTTAAGAACGGGAAAACATCCTATTTGCTGGATGATGAAAATGGCACAAGCATCATTTCTTCACAGATAACCAAAATTCAATAA
- a CDS encoding flagellar hook-basal body complex protein produces MLRSMYSGISGMKNFQTKLDVIGNNIANVNTYGFKKGRVTFKDTMNQTISGASAATENKGGKNPMQVGLGSTIASIDLIDTQSSLQTTGRALDLAISGDGYFVVKQGQSQMYTRAGNFYLDDNGTLVTGEGLKVQSYNEIGQLEDITVNVNALLPAKQTTELVMKGNLPKDAKGNSELLQQIKVVDDQGIEHVIDLKISPVNASQGSWNLSFIDRSITVDPDNPNANVVEQTITIPDYDPANPPADLPLTLKVNDGNNGVRNLTVQMPVKDLTKEGGSMDANAYPDGNTQGALESFNIGSTGEINGVFSNGLVLTLGQLALAKFSNPSGLSKVGNNTFQESVNSGTANINVAGEGRGSIAAGALEMSNVDLSEEFTEMITAQRGFQANTRIITTSDEILQELVNLKR; encoded by the coding sequence ATGCTTCGTTCAATGTACTCAGGAATCAGCGGAATGAAAAACTTCCAAACAAAACTTGATGTAATCGGCAACAATATTGCCAATGTAAATACCTACGGTTTCAAAAAGGGCCGTGTTACTTTTAAAGACACAATGAACCAAACGATTTCCGGCGCAAGTGCTGCTACGGAGAATAAGGGCGGAAAAAACCCAATGCAGGTTGGGCTCGGTTCCACGATTGCCAGCATCGACTTGATCGATACACAATCCAGCTTGCAGACAACAGGGCGCGCACTCGACCTCGCGATCTCAGGTGATGGCTATTTCGTTGTAAAACAAGGCCAATCCCAAATGTACACACGTGCCGGAAACTTCTATTTGGATGATAACGGAACACTCGTTACTGGTGAGGGCTTGAAGGTGCAATCCTATAATGAAATTGGTCAGTTGGAAGATATCACTGTCAATGTAAATGCTTTGTTGCCTGCTAAACAGACGACTGAGCTTGTGATGAAGGGTAACCTTCCGAAGGATGCTAAGGGTAATTCTGAATTGCTTCAGCAAATCAAGGTTGTGGATGATCAAGGCATTGAGCACGTAATTGATTTGAAAATCTCGCCTGTTAACGCATCTCAAGGATCCTGGAATCTATCTTTTATAGATAGGTCAATCACTGTGGACCCTGATAATCCAAATGCCAATGTTGTTGAACAAACTATCACTATTCCAGATTATGATCCTGCCAATCCACCTGCAGATTTGCCACTGACCCTAAAGGTTAATGACGGGAATAATGGAGTCAGAAACCTGACTGTACAAATGCCAGTCAAGGATTTGACAAAAGAAGGCGGCAGCATGGACGCTAACGCTTACCCTGACGGCAACACCCAGGGCGCACTTGAAAGCTTCAACATTGGCTCTACTGGTGAAATTAATGGTGTTTTCTCAAATGGTCTGGTTTTGACACTTGGTCAATTGGCACTTGCTAAATTCAGCAATCCATCAGGACTTTCCAAAGTAGGAAATAACACATTCCAGGAATCGGTTAACTCAGGAACGGCCAATATCAATGTTGCTGGTGAAGGAAGAGGATCCATTGCGGCTGGAGCGCTTGAAATGTCCAATGTAGACCTTTCTGAGGAATTTACTGAAATGATTACGGCTCAGCGTGGTTTCCAGGCAAACACAAGAATCATTACAACATCTGATGAAATCCTCCAGGAGCTCGTAAACTTAAAACGATAG
- the fliP gene encoding flagellar type III secretion system pore protein FliP (The bacterial flagellar biogenesis protein FliP forms a type III secretion system (T3SS)-type pore required for flagellar assembly.) — MNEFMEFFNSSAPESVSTSVKLMLLLTVLSIAPGILILMTSFTRIIIVLSFVRTALATQQMPPNQVLVGLAMFLSFFIMAPTFHEVNEQALTPLFNEEINLEQAYDRASIPFKEFMSAHTRQKDLALFLEYSKADTPESVQDIPLTALVPAFAISEIKTAFQIGFMIFIPFLVIDMVVASVLMSMGMMMLPPVMISLPFKILLFVMVDGWYLVVKSLLQSF, encoded by the coding sequence ATGAATGAGTTTATGGAGTTTTTCAACAGCAGTGCTCCTGAGAGTGTTTCGACATCCGTGAAGCTGATGCTCCTGCTGACTGTACTTTCGATTGCGCCAGGCATCTTGATTTTAATGACAAGTTTTACAAGGATCATCATCGTTCTTTCCTTTGTCAGAACGGCGCTTGCAACACAGCAGATGCCGCCTAACCAGGTGTTGGTCGGACTTGCGATGTTCCTTTCATTCTTTATCATGGCACCTACTTTCCATGAAGTGAATGAACAAGCTCTGACGCCTTTGTTTAATGAAGAAATCAATTTGGAGCAAGCGTATGACAGGGCTTCAATACCTTTCAAGGAATTCATGAGTGCCCATACGAGGCAGAAGGACTTAGCGTTATTTCTTGAATACTCTAAGGCGGACACACCTGAATCGGTTCAGGATATTCCCTTGACAGCTCTTGTTCCGGCATTTGCGATCAGTGAAATAAAAACTGCATTCCAAATCGGGTTCATGATTTTCATCCCCTTTCTGGTCATCGATATGGTAGTGGCTAGTGTCCTGATGTCGATGGGGATGATGATGCTTCCGCCAGTCATGATTTCACTTCCATTCAAGATCTTGCTTTTTGTCATGGTCGATGGATGGTATTTAGTCGTGAAATCATTATTACAAAGTTTTTAA
- a CDS encoding flagellar biosynthetic protein FliO has product MRQLLRLIRTASTILFLLAALFSPIGLASAEQLNKSVQDCMKNPESCDEGQADKTTKQSDDTKSQVGVGFLDFLRMILATAFVAALIYFLLKFINKKSIMYKSSQLVENLGGTSLGANRSVQIVKAGNKLLIVGVGENIQLLKEIDDPEEYSQVIQEYNNKMDQLVQPSDIVTRLLKRAKKDGGNQRSEFSALLKNQLNDMASGRKKMLEEIQKKGSEKDE; this is encoded by the coding sequence GTGCGGCAATTGTTAAGATTAATCCGAACTGCCTCGACAATTCTTTTCTTATTAGCTGCTCTGTTCAGTCCAATTGGCTTGGCGAGCGCAGAGCAGCTAAATAAAAGCGTACAGGATTGTATGAAGAACCCTGAGTCGTGTGACGAAGGACAGGCAGATAAGACAACAAAGCAATCAGACGATACAAAATCCCAGGTAGGGGTCGGTTTCCTTGATTTTCTCAGGATGATCCTTGCTACAGCCTTTGTGGCAGCGTTAATATACTTCCTTCTCAAATTCATCAATAAGAAGAGCATCATGTATAAAAGCTCTCAGCTTGTTGAGAATCTCGGAGGTACCAGCCTTGGCGCAAACAGGTCAGTACAGATCGTCAAAGCTGGCAATAAACTGCTCATAGTGGGTGTGGGAGAAAATATACAGCTATTAAAAGAAATTGACGACCCGGAAGAGTACAGCCAAGTCATCCAGGAATATAACAATAAAATGGATCAGCTTGTGCAGCCAAGCGATATTGTGACAAGGTTGCTTAAAAGAGCGAAAAAAGATGGCGGCAATCAGCGTTCAGAGTTTTCCGCATTGCTGAAGAATCAGTTGAATGATATGGCGAGCGGAAGAAAGAAAATGCTTGAGGAGATACAAAAGAAAGGGTCAGAAAAAGATGAATGA
- the fliM gene encoding flagellar motor switch protein FliM, which produces MSGEVLSQSEIDALLSALSTGEMDADELKKEQVEKRVKVYDFRRALRFSKDQIRSLTRIHENFARLLTTFFSAQLRTYVNITVASADQIPYEEFIRSIPKMTILNVFDVEPLEGRILMEVNPNIAYAMMDRLLGGKGASHNKVDSLTEIETRIMSNMFEKAFENFREAWGSISDIDPQLSEFEINPQFLQMVSPNETVVVISLNTTIGEASGMINICIPHVVLEPIIPKLSVKYWMQSDKKQSLPIENSVLQSEIQKADVSITAEIGSSEISVQDFLMLDIGDVIELNQQIDQPLLIKVGDIPKFVGQPGKLNKKLAIQVFDTFKGGDDDGER; this is translated from the coding sequence GTGTCGGGAGAGGTACTATCGCAAAGCGAAATTGATGCTTTGTTATCAGCATTATCAACAGGTGAAATGGATGCCGATGAATTAAAGAAGGAACAAGTAGAGAAAAGGGTTAAAGTTTATGATTTTAGAAGAGCTCTGCGTTTCTCGAAGGATCAAATCCGCAGCCTTACCCGGATCCATGAAAACTTTGCCAGGTTATTGACTACTTTTTTCTCCGCTCAGTTGAGGACATATGTCAATATTACTGTCGCATCCGCTGATCAAATTCCTTATGAGGAATTCATCCGCTCCATTCCAAAGATGACAATCTTGAATGTCTTTGATGTAGAACCACTCGAGGGCAGGATCCTGATGGAGGTTAATCCCAACATTGCCTACGCAATGATGGACAGGCTGCTAGGAGGAAAAGGCGCAAGCCATAACAAAGTTGACAGCTTGACAGAGATCGAGACCAGGATCATGTCTAATATGTTTGAGAAAGCTTTTGAAAATTTCCGGGAGGCTTGGGGCTCGATTTCCGATATCGATCCGCAGCTTTCAGAATTCGAAATCAATCCGCAATTCTTGCAGATGGTTTCACCAAATGAAACCGTCGTGGTCATTTCACTGAATACCACAATCGGAGAAGCAAGCGGAATGATCAATATCTGTATTCCTCACGTGGTCCTTGAACCAATCATTCCTAAGTTATCAGTGAAATATTGGATGCAGTCCGATAAGAAACAAAGCTTGCCTATCGAAAATTCAGTACTGCAGAGTGAAATCCAGAAGGCTGATGTTTCAATTACAGCTGAGATAGGATCATCTGAAATCTCGGTCCAGGACTTCCTGATGCTTGATATAGGTGATGTAATTGAACTGAATCAGCAAATAGACCAGCCTTTACTGATAAAAGTCGGAGATATCCCTAAATTTGTTGGACAGCCAGGGAAATTGAACAAAAAATTAGCCATTCAAGTGTTTGATACATTTAAGGGGGGAGACGATGATGGTGAGCGATGA
- the fliQ gene encoding flagellar biosynthesis protein FliQ has translation MTSEGVISIAERGIYTVLMISGPLLILALVVGLIVSIFQATTQIQEQTLAFVPKIVAVLVGVIFFGPWMLSYMLSYATEIFSNLTRFVG, from the coding sequence ATGACATCAGAAGGTGTTATCTCAATAGCAGAACGAGGAATTTATACAGTTTTAATGATCTCAGGGCCTTTGTTGATTCTAGCGCTGGTCGTGGGTTTGATTGTCAGTATTTTTCAGGCTACTACGCAAATACAGGAGCAGACGCTGGCATTCGTTCCAAAGATTGTGGCCGTCCTGGTTGGAGTCATTTTCTTTGGTCCATGGATGCTAAGTTATATGCTGAGTTATGCGACTGAGATTTTTTCAAATCTTACAAGGTTTGTAGGCTGA
- the fliJ gene encoding flagellar export protein FliJ yields the protein MRYQYKFDKILSLKTREVDEAQVVYQDSVKKFEEAADRLYHLLKKKEDLESFQSDRLLDGLPVQEIRHHQQFIGNLEKSIDHYQKVVMNARNIMNFQQVKLMEKNQEVKKYEKIKEKDHLQFLAAEKYAENMMMDEVSIQQYMNREIR from the coding sequence ATGCGTTATCAATATAAGTTTGATAAAATCCTTTCTCTCAAGACAAGGGAAGTGGATGAAGCTCAAGTCGTTTACCAGGATTCAGTCAAAAAATTCGAAGAAGCTGCTGACAGGCTCTATCATCTCCTTAAGAAAAAAGAAGATCTTGAGAGTTTCCAATCAGACCGGCTACTGGATGGTTTGCCAGTCCAGGAAATACGACACCATCAACAGTTTATCGGAAATCTTGAAAAATCAATTGATCACTATCAAAAAGTCGTGATGAACGCGAGAAATATCATGAATTTTCAACAAGTGAAGCTGATGGAAAAAAATCAGGAAGTAAAGAAGTACGAAAAAATCAAAGAGAAAGACCATCTTCAATTTCTTGCAGCTGAAAAATATGCAGAAAACATGATGATGGACGAAGTCTCGATTCAGCAATACATGAACCGGGAAATTAGGTGA
- a CDS encoding response regulator, producing the protein MANKILVVDDAAFMRMMIKDILTKNGFEVVAEAADGAQALEKYKEFQPDLVTMDITMPEMDGITSLKEIKKINPNAKVIMCSAMGQQAMVIDAIQAGAKDFIVKPFQADRVIEAISKTLG; encoded by the coding sequence ATGGCGAACAAGATTTTAGTCGTAGATGATGCGGCTTTCATGAGAATGATGATTAAGGATATTTTGACGAAGAACGGCTTTGAGGTCGTCGCAGAAGCAGCAGATGGTGCACAGGCACTTGAGAAATACAAAGAATTCCAGCCTGACCTTGTCACAATGGATATAACCATGCCAGAAATGGATGGGATCACTTCATTAAAGGAAATCAAAAAAATCAATCCGAATGCAAAGGTTATCATGTGTTCAGCGATGGGCCAGCAAGCGATGGTCATCGATGCAATCCAGGCAGGCGCTAAAGATTTCATCGTTAAACCATTCCAGGCAGACCGCGTTATTGAAGCGATTTCCAAAACACTAGGTTAG
- the fliL gene encoding flagellar basal body-associated protein FliL — MKNNKLVMIMSVMLVAILLVGTVAVVAVMKLTAEDGEKEPSIDEVLEASVDIPEVTTNLASNDFIKISFKIETDGKKAKEELEKRDFQVKNLIIYELSEKKAEELQGKEGKMNLEETLKAKINGLMLDGKVEKVYITGSLLQ; from the coding sequence ATGAAGAATAATAAGCTAGTAATGATTATGTCGGTCATGCTGGTAGCCATTTTACTCGTAGGGACTGTAGCAGTTGTAGCAGTTATGAAACTTACGGCTGAAGATGGTGAAAAAGAGCCAAGCATCGATGAGGTGCTGGAGGCTTCCGTAGACATTCCCGAGGTCACGACGAACCTTGCATCGAATGATTTTATTAAAATATCTTTTAAAATTGAAACAGACGGCAAAAAAGCTAAGGAAGAGTTGGAAAAGAGAGATTTCCAGGTGAAAAACCTGATTATTTATGAACTATCCGAGAAAAAGGCAGAAGAGCTGCAAGGCAAGGAAGGCAAGATGAACCTTGAAGAAACCCTCAAAGCGAAGATAAATGGCCTGATGCTTGACGGAAAGGTCGAAAAGGTCTACATAACAGGTTCTCTCCTCCAATAA
- a CDS encoding flagellar FlbD family protein, whose amino-acid sequence MIKVTKLNGKSFRINSLFIEVVEAFPDTTITLTNGRKYVVKESEEEVSKLIKEFYKSVGLLGGRMVEEQNHEE is encoded by the coding sequence GTGATCAAAGTAACGAAATTAAACGGCAAATCATTTAGGATTAATTCATTATTTATCGAAGTAGTGGAGGCTTTTCCAGATACAACGATTACTTTAACCAATGGACGAAAGTATGTCGTAAAGGAAAGCGAAGAAGAAGTGAGCAAGTTGATCAAGGAATTTTATAAGAGTGTCGGCCTTCTTGGAGGGCGAATGGTGGAGGAACAGAATCATGAAGAATAA
- a CDS encoding MotE family protein: protein MAQNVEEKESQEDNKFHAFLMVVAIPSLFAVVIALVALSILGINIFETAKDIGGKLPFISQYVKEENQPSTEEFERNIISLEAEIKDREAKMDQLQSKIDSKDTQLKRMELEKAQLQAQIEELTAIQEENKRAFREIVKTYETMSAKSAAPIISNMETGEAVKILTNIKPESLAAIMEKLPAEEAAKYTELLTNETSGN from the coding sequence ATGGCACAGAATGTGGAGGAAAAGGAAAGTCAGGAAGACAATAAGTTCCATGCGTTTTTAATGGTGGTGGCTATACCAAGCCTGTTTGCGGTCGTAATTGCACTGGTTGCTCTTTCGATCCTGGGAATCAATATTTTTGAAACAGCCAAAGACATAGGAGGCAAGTTGCCTTTCATCTCTCAGTACGTGAAGGAAGAAAACCAGCCATCTACCGAGGAATTCGAAAGGAATATCATCAGTCTTGAAGCGGAAATTAAAGACCGGGAAGCAAAAATGGACCAACTGCAGTCGAAAATCGACAGCAAGGATACACAGTTAAAACGAATGGAACTGGAAAAAGCACAGCTGCAAGCACAAATCGAGGAATTGACAGCAATCCAGGAAGAAAATAAGCGAGCCTTCCGGGAGATCGTCAAAACCTATGAAACAATGTCAGCTAAAAGCGCTGCGCCGATCATTTCCAATATGGAAACGGGAGAAGCGGTAAAGATTCTGACCAATATCAAGCCAGAATCACTTGCTGCCATCATGGAAAAGCTCCCGGCCGAAGAAGCGGCGAAGTATACAGAATTATTGACAAACGAAACGAGCGGAAACTAG
- a CDS encoding TIGR02530 family flagellar biosynthesis protein: MDKTNFRPIHSLPVNRNHPKPVKANPLTQTPFSIQLQSAIQSKNGLTISKHATERMEQRGINISQDRWNRIEEKVSQAKAKGVSDSLVLLKDAALIVSAKNNTVITAMGRQEAAEQIFTNINGTIVMEN; this comes from the coding sequence ATGGATAAAACGAATTTTCGTCCAATTCATTCACTGCCTGTTAACAGGAATCACCCAAAACCTGTAAAAGCCAATCCGTTAACACAAACACCTTTTTCCATTCAATTGCAGAGTGCAATTCAATCAAAGAATGGACTTACGATAAGCAAGCATGCAACTGAACGGATGGAGCAACGGGGAATCAATATATCCCAGGACCGCTGGAACAGGATTGAGGAAAAAGTTAGTCAGGCGAAGGCCAAGGGCGTGAGTGATTCGCTTGTACTGCTGAAAGACGCAGCGTTGATTGTCAGTGCTAAAAATAACACGGTCATCACAGCGATGGGCAGGCAGGAAGCAGCGGAACAAATATTCACCAATATCAATGGAACTATTGTAATGGAAAACTAA